Proteins from a single region of Oryza brachyantha chromosome 6, ObraRS2, whole genome shotgun sequence:
- the LOC102717533 gene encoding auxin response factor 18 has product MITFVDSAAKERERENDKCLDPQLWHACAGGMVQMPPVNSKVYYFPQGHAEHAQGQGPVEFPAGRVPALVLCRVAGVRFMADPDTDEVFTKIRLVPVRANEQGYPADADDGIGAAAAAAAQEEKPASFAKTLTQSDANNGGGFSVPRYCAETIFPRLDYSADPPVQTVLAKDVHGVVWKFRHIYRGTPRRHLLTTGWSTFVNQKKLVAGDSIVFMRTENGDLCVGIRRAKKGGVGGPELLPPPLPPAGGNYGGFSMFLRGDDDSNKMAGAARGKVKARVRPEEVVDAANLAVSGQPFEVVYYPRASTPEFCVKAGAVRAAMRTQWFAGMRFKMAFETEDSSRISWFMGTVSAVQVADPIRWPNSPWRLLQVSWDEPDLLQNVKRVSPWLVEVVSNMPAIHLAPFSPPRKKLCVPLYPELPIDGQFPTPMFHGNPLARGVGPMCYFPDGTPAGIQGARHAQFGISLSDLHLNKLQSSLSPHRLHQLDHGMQPRIAAGLIIGHPTARDDISCLLTIGSPQNNKKSDCKKAPAQLMLFGKPILTEQQISLGDAAPMSVRKSSSDGNAEKTVKKSNSDVSSPRSNQNGTTDNLSCGGVPLCQDNKVLDVGLETGHCKVFMQSEDVGRTLDLSVVGSYEELYRRLADMFGIEKAELMSHVFYRDAAGALKHTGDEPFSEFTKTARRLNILTDTSSNNLAR; this is encoded by the exons ATGATAACTTTCGTGGActcggcggcgaaggagaggGAGCGGGAGAATGACAAGTGCCTGGACCCGCAGCTGTGGCACGCCTGCGCCGGCGGCATGGTCCAGATGCCGCCGGTGAACTCCAAGGTGTACTACTTCCCGCAGGGCCACGCGGAGCACGCGCAGGGGCAAGGCCCCGTCGAGTTCCCCGCCGGGCGTGTCCCGGCGCTGGTGCTctgccgcgtcgccggcgtcagGTTCATGGCCGATCCGGACACCGACGAGGTGTTCACCAAGATCCGCCTCGTCCCTGTGCGGGCCAACGAGCAGGGCTaccccgccgacgccgacgacggcattggcgccgccgcggcggccgccgcgcaggAGGAGAAGCCCGCGTCCTTCGCCAAGACGCTCACGCAGTCCGACGCCAACAACGGCGGGGGGTTCTCCGTGCCGCGCTACTGCGCCGAGACCATCTTCCCGCGGCTGGACTACTCCGCCGATCCCCCCGTCCAGACCGTCCTCGCCAAGGACGTCCACGGCGTGGTCTGGAAGTTCCGCCACATCTACCGCGGCACGCCGCGGCGCCACCTCCTCACCACGGGATGGAGCACCTTCGTCAACCAGAAgaagctcgtcgccggcgactcCATCGTGTTCATGCGCACCGAGAATGGGGATCTCTGCGTCGGCATCCGGCGCGCCAAGAAAGGGGGCGTCGGTGGACCGGAGCTGCTGcccccgccgctgccaccggcCGGTGGCAATTACGGCGGATTCTCCATGTTCCTGAGAGGCGACGATGACAGCAACAAGATGGCGGGGGCGGCCCGGGGGAAAGTGAAAGCCCGGGTCCGGCCGGAGGAGGTCGTCGACGCGGCCAATCTTGCCGTGAGCGGGCAACCCTTCGAGGTCGTTTACTACCCAAGGGCGAGCACGCCGGAGTTCTGCGTGAAGGCCGGGGCGGTCAGGGCGGCGATGCGGACACAGTGGTTCGCCGGCATGAGGTTCAAGATGGCATTTGAGACGGAGGACTCGTCGAGGATCAGCTGGTTCATGGGGACTGTATCGGCCGTGCAGGTAGCTGACCCCATTAGATGGCCTAATTCACCATGGAGACTACTTCAG GTGTCTTGGGATGAACCGGACTTGTTACAGAATGTGAAGAGAGTGAGCCCATGGTTGGTTGAGGTTGTGTCAAACATGCCAGCCATCCACCTTGCTCCTTTCTCGCCGCCTCGGAAGAAGCTTTGTGTCCCGTTGTATCCTGAGCTTCCCATCGATGGCCAGTTTCCGACACCGATGTTCCATGGAAATCCACTCGCCCGTGGGGTTGGTCCTATGTGCTATTTCCCGGATGGCACTCCTGCAGGCATACAGGGAGCCAGGCATGCTCAATTTGGTATATCTTTATCAGATCTCCACCTTAACAAACTGCAGTCGAGTCTGTCGCCCCACAGGCTTCACCAGCTTGATCACGGCATGCAGCCGAGAATCGCTGCTGGTCTAATTATCGGTCATCCAACAGCTCGGGATGATATCTCATGCTTGTTAACCATTGGTAGCCCCCAGAACAACAAGAAATCAGATTGCAAGAAGGCACCAGCCCAGTTGATGCTTTTCGGAAAACCCATTCTCACAGAGCAGCAGATATCCTTGGGTGACGCTGCTCCGATGTCTGTTAGGAAGAGCTCTTCTGATGGTAATGCTGAGAAGACAGTGAAGAAGAGTAACTCAGATGTTTCAAGCCCAAGAAGCAATCAGAATGGCACTACAGATAATTTGTCATGTGGAGGAGTTCCATTGTGCCAAGACAATAAGGTACTTGACGTCGGGTTGGAAACAGGGCACTGCAAGGTATTCATGCAGTCAGAGGATGTTGGGCGCACACTTGATCTCTCTGTTGTTGGTTCATATGAGGAATTATATCGGCGGCTTGCTGACATGTTTGGTATCGAGAAAGCTGAGTTGATGAGTCATGTTTTCTACCGTGATGCGGCCGGGGCACTCAAGCACACTGGAGATGAACCTTTCAG CGAGTTCACAAAGACAGCGCGGAGGCTGAATATACTAACAGATACAAGCAGCAATAACCTAGCGAGGTAG
- the LOC102715866 gene encoding non-specific lipid transfer protein GPI-anchored 7-like, producing the protein MATRMPTAAAAAAAVAMVVAMVASLAAAQSPSTPSCAAKLVPCAQYMNGTDTPPAACCDPLKEAVKSELKCLCDLYASPEIFKAFNINITDALRLSKRCGISETTSMCPGNSPTNSPPGSKNAGHRTVSAGLPGLMSLFLALWSVLA; encoded by the exons ATGGCGACGCGGAtgccaacggcggcggcggcggcggcggcggtggccatggtggtggcgatggtggcctcgctggcggcggcgcagtcGCCAAGCACGCCGAGCTGCGCGGCGAAGCTGGTGCCGTGCGCGCAGTACATGAACGGGACGgacacgccgccggccgcctgcTGCGACCCGCTCAAGGAGGCGGTGAAGAGCGAGCTCAAGTGCCTCTGCGACCTCTACGCCTCGCCGGAGATCTTCAAAGCCTTCAACATCAACATCACCGACGCCCTCCGCCTCTCCAAGCGCTGCGGCATCAGCGAGACCACCAGCATGTGCCCCG GAAATTCTCCCACGAACTCTCCTCCAG GTAGCAAAAACGCCGGCCATCGCACTGTGTCAGCTGGTCTTCCTGGACTGATGAGCTTGTTCCTAGCCTTGTGGTCTGTATTGGCATAA